The genomic segment CTATGcatttcatttttaccattttacataataaattaaaaatcattatcaaataataattctAGACAACTTAATCTACTCAAATTAACAAAATTCTTGTTGAAAATTTGGATATTATAGATTGAGGATCACCCACCCAATATGTAAAAGAAAAatctatattttatataattattgaaaatcaacttaatctaaaaaataataaaaattatttttaaaaaaataacaaatactaggaggatattttgtttatttaaaccaaaataaataactTATGTATAGGTCAAACTTCAACCTTTTGAGCACCACCAactctaaaattattattttttgtaatatttataaaattaatgggAGGGTTGTTTAAAAACAATTGCATGATagacaattatttttaatttacaaaaaaatactcataatcatatcaattcatttattttattatcaattttgtcTCCAAGCAAATTACTGTTAACTCAGTACAAAAACAATCACACAGTTACTAACTTACAAAGTTGTTcaaaaattatgttatattagAATTGCctgccaagaaaaaaaaaacacgagGAGTGATTAGGCCATTTATCCCTGGTACTATCACCATCACAAATGCATTTATAACATGAACTTGTTCCAtttttttcttaatgaaattCCATTGAAGGAATATCTTCTTCATTAATATAATGGgtaatatttaaaatgtaaaacCTGTTGGGATAAATTCAATTGGCGATGCATGTTTTGACAACCCAAATTAGCTGTCTGTCAATGCAATGTTTTCCAAATATCACTTCCACAATTccatcaaaaaaaaaagaaaaaaagaaaaaggaaaatggaaACTGCAAGTATTAATTAACTCCATTTGCCTTCTCTCTCACCATGTCTTCAAAACTGTTGGCAGCTTCTAGTCCAATGATGTGTAAAAATGAGAGGCTCTTTTTTCAGACAACTGAGTACAACACATGTTGTCTTTAGGGGATGAACCCTGTGCTGGCTTTTCAGTCATCTCTGTCATCAGCTATATCTTCAACAAATAAACCCTAAAATTAAAAGAGCCTGGAAACTGTAGTTATCTTCACTTTGTCTTTTATCAATCTAACGACCcatatttcccttttttttatattcttttatcgTGCTAAAAATTGTGGGATTCATGtgatgtattaaaaataaaactttggatACATTAATGTAAAGAGGGAATAAACTATCGGTTTTCTGGGTAAGATATGGAGCTGAAGACATAAGTAAATGGAATGTTCCTAACTATCAACCGTTGGGAAGGATAGATGATTTGTAAGATTCGATAAAAACGACTTTCTCATTCTCTTTGTTCattctttctaattttttatcTATTGGCGAAGACAGCAATCTAAGTTGTTTCACTCCATCCTTAGCTTGCAGGAATAGATTAGCCCATTACATGCATGCACGGACAAGTTGCAGAGACACGCAGAAGCTTATCCCGAATCCACCAGCAGAACTCAGCAGCCAGCAAGCATATGCTTTGCTTCATAGGAAAAGCCCATTGACAATGTATAAGATAACTTCATACCCAAAAAGTGCCCAAAACCCACCTAAACCAAGAAAAATGCTGCTTCAATGTAGGTTAAATCAGGGGTTTTAATGACTGAGGCTGCCCAGGGTCTTGGCTCTGCTCGTATCATAATTTTCTTTTGGGTCAAAAATCTCATTATTTGGTATTCACATTGAACttcatttacttttttttccACAATATTCATAACAAAAATCTTGTTTAAAACACCCCAAATTCCTTATTACTCTACCCAGGAAACAGAATACAGTAAACGGTTCTAGAGTGGGTAAAGTGGTGTATGTATTTTAGTTACGGTAGCCATTAAAAGTAGCATGTCAACAAAATTATAAGTGGGGATCGCACTTTGTCCAAGAAGCTTATCCCATCCCTCTTTCATATCTTATCTTTTTCCACTCTCTCAACTCGTGGGGTTACTTCGAGAACTTCGAAAGATCACTAATCCTAGCACCATCCCTtttatctctctctctctcaacaGAGCTAGAAACAGACACTTCCTGTCTTGACTAAGAACGCAATAATTTTGTTTAGATTTAATATCATGAGATGCATGTTCGTACACTATCGTATCACGACACAAAATGCTACTACAAAGGAAAAACGAAGGCAACCATCTCAACAGTCATATAAATTTACCAAGACTTGGATCAACCCGAGCTCACCATCGCTTAGGCTGAGCTACCTGTCTTGTCAACCATTAATGCTCCATACAAAGACACTGTCTCTTATTTCTATCCTACTGCTATATAAACCTTTCTTTCACTTCATCTGTTTCATCGTTGTATGCAACTCCCCCCTCCCCTCTCTTCATTTACTACTTTCTGTCTGTATTCGTACATCACTATTAATTTCCTTAGAAGAAAATGAAAGGGAAGTTTCTAAAGGCATGCTTCACAAAGTGGAGGAAGATGGGGAGTAGGGTCATACCTTGTAGCAGTGGCGAGTGTTGTTATCAGTGGGCAAAGTGGACGAATTCCATGCATGAAGGAAGCTCAATCCCTAGAGATGTGCCAAAGGGTCACCTAGTAGTGTATGTTGGTGAAAGCTATAGGAGGTTTGTGATTAAAATCACCTTGCTCAAGCACCCGCTATTCAAGGCATTGCTGGATCAAGCTCAGGATGAATATGATTTCAACACCGACTCCAAACTCTGCATTCCATGTGATGAAAGCCTCTTCCTCAATGTTGTTCGATGTGCCAGCTCTCGGCCAGATCGAAACCCTCTGTGTCTTTAGGCATTCTTCCACAAATGTGATTGATATTCACGAGGTTCGAGTCCCAACTCAGAATGCTAATATGTAGTATACTGtagattttttaaaacataaattcttTAGCCTATTAATGTTAATTGGACTGAACTATGCTAAACTTTTGTTTCTACGGGGCCTCAACCGCTCCATGCATGACCTAAGTAGAAACTAGTTAAACACAGTACGGTGCCTCATCAATACTGAACAAGAAACAGGATCAGACCCCACAAGCAGACAGTATCTGACAGTTTCAGGCTGGACCAAAACTGTCGGTTTCATTAGCTCTAAGTTTCTAATCTTTGAAACTCGAAACAACAATAACAGCTAATTGATGTCACTTGGCATGCAAGTCCCTTAGTCTCTTTGAGCCCATCTCAGGGCAGTGCCCCTGATATTTTGCCTGTAATAATAAAGCAGGAAACATACTAACAGATACGCAAAAGCACGTAATTAATCAAATAAGAAACAGACAGTCAAAGTGCTGCAAAACTATCAAAGCATGATTCTTTGGGTTTGCCTAAGTTTCCAATTTCAGAAGCTAAGGATTCAAGGAGAGTGAGGAGGAATTTAGAGGTCAAGCGTTTCAAATCAACCCATGACTAGATTGGCAAGCAGAATGCTTCAAACTCAGAAAAGAAGCAAATCCCAGTAGCAATTCAACTTTTTACCTCAAAAGTAAAGCTGATTAACAATGAGAAAGCAATGTTTAGCAGTTTATTTCCATCTAACACCATTAGAAGAAAAGCAAGAGAGTCAATTCAAGCAATAGCTTCAAGGTTGGATGATGCATAAGCAAAGTAAGAGCCAATAAACAATTTCGGGACATAACAATTTGCAGTAATGTTCACATAACGGTTCACATTGACATAATGTCCAGTAGCTCTTGCATATTCCCTAAGTTGGAAATATTTTAATTCAACCAACATTAACTAGTTACACATCCAACACTCGAATAACTAAATTAAACAACTGAGGAACAGAGAAGGCAAAGACCTTGATCAACAATTCTACAAGGGGTAGGGATAGAATTGGCATCTTAAAAGTACAGCAACTTTGGCGATTTGACAAACTCTATTATTTATCTTTTGAATCAAAATATCTTAAATATTGGATTACCATACACAAATTTATGTATAGCTAATTCTTGTTTCCTATTCTTTACGCATGAGCATCTGATGTCTGTCTATACCAACAAAGTCAATAGGCAGTTAGGTACAAATACTGATTCTTTTGTCTAATAATAAATCTACATATCATCCATCCACACAAGCACGATAATCGACTAAACGCACATGCATAAATACTGCTTATGATAAGCTACTTCTCCGTATGAGAAACAAGATTGTACAGCCATCTGTCACCAACATGGAGGAAAATGTATTTCAGAGGACAAAGCCCATGAGCttcttttaaaatctaaaatgcaGTACCATTTATCCTGTCCAACTATGTTGGCAAAACAGTTGCTTAATAACTGTTGCTCCTTAATAGACAAAAACATTGAAATAATAGAATCCATATCAAGGATAAATAATAATGTTCACATTCAACTACTATCGTACATCGTTATAGTGAACTGAACATTGTACAGATATAAGAAGGCCTTCACCATTGAAGTCTATTACACTCAGTTGTCTACCATACTTCGCCTCAAACCTTAATGCACCAGGCCAACTTACAGAACTTCCACAAAACTTAGTAACTTAGCAACAATTAAAAGCAACTTTCCATAacctttaaaaaatcattaatacatACAGGTTTAGAAAACGTTGAACCTGCCTTAATCTGGCAATGTTGCATGCTTTTATCTCACCTCTAACTCAACGCATATCAGAATGCATCATTTCCAACTCGGATTCTATCTTGATACTCTGGTacagaaacataaaaaatatttgcTAAAGTTGCATGTCCCATTCCAATAATCTGCACGTTACAGCATAAAACGCATATGAACACAGCATGCCTACTTTCCCTCACTACGAGAAAATGGGAAATAAAAAGGCTCACAGCTGAATCAAGAATAGAGGATATTTAGGCAAGACCTGAAGTGCACCTTTCATGACTAAAATactcattttcttctcttcaCCAAAACATTCATCACatcttttttagataattattgtCTGTATGATGATTGTTTCGCTCCTAAAGCTCATTAAACTAACTCTATAAGGCCAGTAAGCACAATGGTTCAGCACTGCAAACTTAAAGCCATTACTTTTTCCTCATGTATAATTTTACAAACTGCAAGATAATATAAGCCAGTTGGCATCTTACAAACAAGATTTCCAGCAAAATTGCGGTAAAAACAAGAAAGCTATCACACATTGCAAATAGAGGAGAAATTCAAAACTTTAGCATATGCACAAAGAGGAAAGGACACAGCACAAAGACAATGGTTTTAGTATAACAGCATCAGCAACATTTGGAGATGAGAAAAGATTACCATTCTCATTGATACCAGCAAGGAACAAGTACTGCAAGGCAGTAATAACAATTGATTGCAACAGAATATACACAAAGAAGCAATGTGGTGGAAGTATACACAAGTAATATATTGCTTCATGATAAAAGTACATGCAAAGCATTGGCAAGTTCTTTCACAAAACAATGGTGGTATTGCATCACTAGCACTGCAAAACAGGGAGAGTCAAAACCGTTCGAAAATGTTGCCGCTATCTTCAGTGTGACAATTGAAAATTCTAGCAGCAAGAATAACCATTTCTTTCCCACTTGAGTATCATCTAAGTCCATCAATCAAAGCCTCCAATTCTCTCCTCCCATACCTCCTACCCTCTGCATTAGCCTCCCTACACCTCACCACAAAGTAAAATATCAACCAAGCCACCATGAAATATACCTCCAAAGCTGCCTGAATAACCATAGCGAAAAATTCCCCACCTATATGAGTCAAAACCCATCTTGCTAAAGACCCACCTGAGATAGCTTCGTAACACTTAATCTGAATTGCTTGGTTCAACAGTGTTGACATCAAATAACAACCTTCTGTTATAATTTCCCTCCCGGTTCTTCTAGAATCCACGATGGCAATCCAAGCAGCTAATGAGAATGCAAATGAAACTAAAGTATCAACCAGAAACCATGTAAACAAAAACCCTGAAATCTCCTTCTCATAACCCCTAATCCATGGAGACGTAACCGAAAAAGGCATCAACTTTAACCTAACAAAGAGCTTAAAAAAGGAGTAGTGATCCTCAATTTCTCCGAAATACCAGAACCCAAGAAGCTGAGTCACCGCGTCTCTTACTGCCCATTTAATTAAAACGAATCCAGTGAGTCTTTTGAAACCTATTTTCGACCCATCCCAAAAAGCCCCGAAAAAGGACACAAATCGTCCAATCAAGTCATTAACGGTTGTAACAAAAAGAACACCCGACACCAAAGAGTAAATAGTGGTAAACCCTAAAATCACCCATCCATACGCCGCCGATAAGAAGCTGACGAGAAAGAAAAGCGCCGCCGCGTCACGGCGTCCCAACTCCAGTCCTTTATAAACGAACTGAAAATCCACAATCCTTTCTTCCTGCTGCTCCCCTTCATTGTTTTCGTAGTCAAACGTCGTTGTTTTGAACTTGACTCCGTAACGAACAATTTCCGGTAGCAGAATCCCGTTATCCGCCACGAAGTGCGAAAACCCCAATTTAGTACCGAAGTTGGAAAGAATGACGGGGGTGCCATTGAGGGGGCGTTTGGGGAAAGAGCCGAAGAGGGAGCGGTCGCGGTGATCATCGTCGGACGAAAAGAAACCATCGTCGAGAGTGCCGACGCGCGTGAGGTGGAGGAAAGGACGGCGCGTTTGGCGACGAGCAGGGTGGAGACGCGCGTGGGGATGAGAATGATGGAGGTCGAGGCGAGAAAGGAGGGATTTGAAAGAAGGGTCCCGGTCGATGAAGGAGTTGAGGAGAAGGGAACCGGATTCAACCAAGGAACGGAAAGAGAGGaggaggaaagaaaggaagaggAATGTGAAAGGGTGAGCGGTGAAATGCACGGCGGACTTTTTCAGGATCTCAGATGTGGACCGTAGCTGGCCGAACCGCTGGTGGTGATCGGTCATGGCGGTTTTTGGTCTTTAATTTTGGAGATGGTTTCAGATTTGTTGGAAGTGAAGAAACATAGGTGTGCAAatggagggagggagggagggggATTCTGTTTTTCTGGTTTTCTCTGCTTTCCTTTTTTGGTTTAGGAATTTGTTTTGGGTCAATGGGGAATTGGATGAAAAAGGTGAGAGAGAGTCAGGTCTCGGAATTAACGTTAGAATTTGGATTGGGCCCATTGATCCAATTTCTACTTTTTACACCATTCAACACGCAAATAACCACattcattttcaaccaaattccATCTCTGTCTTCCCAAAACTACCTTCCAAAATCCACATTCATTCATTTTTCTAATAGTTAGACTTCATATCTCATGTGGTATcattttaaatgaatattttaaagaaaaatagatgtggtaaaaattttgatttttagaaTTCATATATCATgcgacataatttaaaataaaaattttaaagaaaaatgaatattcTAAAAATAGATGTAAAAACTTTGATTTTCAAGTTTTCGAAGCTTTTTATAGAAGCTTTATTGttcactttctttttttattcgattttacttttaaaaattatgtaacaacatcatacttttctttaacattttcattttaaattacaCCATATAAGATTTAATGTGccattttaacaattaaaattaacgattttaataatagaaagacTTGATTGGTATAACATTAATAGTTTGAAAATGCAACCAAAATGTTCTTGGGAAAGTGTTCGATTCGTTGTTGCTGAGCTTTGAGGTATTTTGGATGGACTACTACTACAAAAGCAAGGACTTTGACGAAGTTGTCATTCAATCTAATAACCATGAGATTGTTATAGCCATTAGCGACAGCAAACTTGAAGGATCAACCTCTAATTTAATCAAAAGGATTCAACAAATTCTAGCTAAGGAACAAAGGTGGCCACCGAGATGTCCCTAGGGAAGCTAACAAGATTGTTGATGCTTTAACAAAAATGACACTCTCGAATGATGAAGAATTGCATGTGCTTGATCTCCTATAGAGGTTCAAGGATTTTTACAAGAAGGAAATACTAAAGATTATCTAGAGATGAATATGTTCATGTAACCTGTTGttttcatttaccaaaacaaaaaataatcaaaagttCAATTAGTTCGGTTAGACTTGGAAGCCATTCGAATCAAATATTATGATGCTCAAATTCGATTCAACcaataaattaaattgtttgaACACAagctaaataaattttttttcaaattgaactCGAATATCTTTCAAACACTAGTGTATTATTTAGTCCCTTATACTGAACTGAGATTTCAATGGTGATTTTAACTAAGAATTAATGCAAGCAAATGAAACAAGTATTAGAAGCCATTGAAATGCCTTCTGGCCAGCTACCAAATGCAAGAATGTAAGAAAAAACAGGGGAAAAAAAACATTGACCACAATCCACAAACTCATCACAACCATAAGCTTACGAAATGAAACGACTGGCTCCTTTCATGAATAAACATAAAATGTTATTCTCATATGCCATTTCAAGATGCAGGCATCGAAATGACACCAgcaaataggaaaaataaaaacaaaattcaaagaTCAAATGCTAGCAAGAGGGTTCTTAACAATCAGAAACTTGAAAACAACAGCGGAGAGGAGATCAGGAAAGTGGACTAGCTTTATTTAAATTCAGGCTTTTCTGGGTATGTGCAGCCAGACCTTTGGATGATAACGTTGGATGCATAGCAACCAGCTCTTACGCAATCCTCAATGGACTTCCCTTGAACCAATTGTGAAAGAAAGCCTCCAACAAAGGCATCACCTGCACAAAATTGCATTAAATGGTTAAAAATGGCTCCATTAAATGGTTGCGGCTTTGTTTCTGACTCACTGATATGTCAAATTGGATCTAAGTTAAATCATTTCTATAACTAATCTGAGTTATGTGTCTTGTATGGCATTTCATTTTAGCATTAACACTGTCAAGTGTTGGAAGTGACTGTATACCTGCACCATTTGTATCAACAAGCTTTTCCTTGGGTAACAAAATAACAGGGAACTGCTTCACTTTCCCATCCTCGGCAACAATTACTGGATCTGCACCCTGAGTAATAACAGTAGTCCTCTTGTATGTTCCAGAAGCTTTCGGCCACTGTGAAATCTTCAGGGCTATCTCTGCAACATCATCAGTCTGGACAGCAAAACCAGCCCAAACAGGTCATTACCAAACATAAACCATCAAATTCATAATAACATATTATATTTAACAGCTATTACCTCCCAGCCATGAACCTTTGAGAAGGTTCTTGCTTCAGTTTCGTTGCCAAAGACAAAGTCCATATACCTGATAGACAATAAGCTCTGAGACTTACTTTAATACATGAGTATTAATTTCCACAATAGAAAAATATGATAGAATTCTTACGGTAGTGCTTTCTCTTGTGCATCCTTGAAGAACTCGCAAATAAATGGAGCAGAAAGATTCATTGAGAACACCTGCAGACAAAATAAATATGTGAGGCCACTAAGCTTGTGAACTTTCATAAAGAGGGATTTCAGCAACACATGATATAATATACCTTGTTCTTTGCAGCAGCGTGTTCAGCAACAAGCTGTATGGATTCCGGAGATACAGTAAGGAAAAATCCAGCAATATAGAAGTACTTGGCCTTCTCAACTGCATAAAAGTATTTATGAACAAGTTAGTCCCTAGAAGCGACAACTGTTTATTTCAATTATTCTTATAAGATTTTCCCCAGTGAATGAGTTTCATCAATGTATAGTCCaaccaaaacaagaaaataaaggaaaatgagtACCCAACGCCCAATTCTCAGGCTTCTTCAAATGCTCAGACTTGTAGCAGTTAGCAGCTGATAGATTTGCAATGAGTGACCTGCAGATAGATCCAAGTTTGAATCTTGCTATTCCAGTAGATAAAACATAGATGCTTTCTAACATCATAATCCTTGGAGCAAACATAAGTACAACAATAAAAATAGCAGCTTATAAGAAACAAGGAAAAATAAGGTCATTCTCAAACTTACCTTTCACCACCAACAACACAAACAGCACAGGTTCCTGTTGGTGCAGTTTCATCCTCAAGATATTGAACCTGATTTAACATGATCATACAACATCAATAATACCATTATTCTCAGCTCCAAATCTATCTTAAGAAATACAAAATTgcaactcaaaataaatatgcaTCCAGAAAGAGGAAGGTCAATGGACATAGCAGAAGT from the Gossypium hirsutum isolate 1008001.06 chromosome D09, Gossypium_hirsutum_v2.1, whole genome shotgun sequence genome contains:
- the LOC107891140 gene encoding adenosine kinase 2 (The RefSeq protein has 1 substitution compared to this genomic sequence) yields the protein MAYEGILLGMGNPLLDISLVVDEEFLKKYDIKLNNAILAEEKHLPMYQEMASKPNVEYIAGGATQNSIKVAQWMLQIPGATGYIGCIGKDKFGEEMKKNSKAAGVNVQYLEDETAPTGTCAVCVVGGERSLIANLSAANCYKSEHLKKPENWALVEKAKYFYIAGFFLTVSPESIQLVAEHAAAKNKVFSMNLSAPFICEFFKDAQEKALPYMDFVFGNETEARTFPKVHGWETDDVAEIALKISQWPKASGTYKRTTVITQGADPVIVAEDGKVKQFPVILLPKEKLVDTNGAGDAFVGGFLSQLVQGKSIEDCVRAGCYASNVIIQRSGCTYPEKPEFK
- the LOC107943581 gene encoding uncharacterized protein, with translation MTDHHQRFGQLRSTSEILKKSAVHFTAHPFTFLFLSFLLLSFRSLVESGSLLLNSFIDRDPSFKSLLSRLDLHHSHPHARLHPARRQTRRPFLHLTRVGTLDDGFFSSDDDHRDRSLFGSFPKRPLNGTPVILSNFGTKLGFSHFVADNGILLPEIVRYGVKFKTTTFDYENNEGEQQEERIVDFQFVYKGLELGRRDAAALFFLVSFLSAAYGWVILGFTTIYSLVSGVLFVTTVNDLIGRFVSFFGAFWDGSKIGFKRLTGFVLIKWAVRDAVTQLLGFWYFGEIEDHYSFFKLFVRLKLMPFSVTSPWIRGYEKEISGFLFTWFLVDTLVSFAFSLAAWIAIVDSRRTGREIITEGCYLMSTLLNQAIQIKCYEAISGGSLARWVLTHIGGEFFAMVIQAALEVYFMVAWLIFYFVVRCREANAEGRRYGRRELEALIDGLR
- the LOC107892509 gene encoding indole-3-acetic acid-induced protein ARG7; this translates as MKGKFLKACFTKWRKMGSRVIPCSSGECCYQWAKWTNSMHEGSSIPRDVPKGHLVVYVGESYRRFVIKITLLKHPLFKALLDQAQDEYDFNTDSKLCIPCDESLFLNVVRCASSRPDRNPLCL